In Bacteroidia bacterium, the following are encoded in one genomic region:
- a CDS encoding beta-lactamase family protein has product MRETIAFIADGKILESKNAVLPIYSITKTMIASIVLDLNIDLENVISRWIPRTICPHSDIVKIRHLMNHSSGIRDYGNLPEYINDVENRKLAWSDEKFITTTVNRELLFSPGTNFAYSNPGYWLLKKIIETESNLSFDELIKKYIVLPLGLSSLKVAHGVFDNSLNGYVAEWVWHGLVMADATDVALFMASDKVARLNSSLNKVNYKDKYWQNPYYGLGLMVEPGDKYGHLGGGPGYEAACIYFLESQIIACAIFSNDKKINPLEYLFAQKDILRRKTSTAQHSVQRTAGTRRGL; this is encoded by the coding sequence ATGAGAGAGACTATCGCCTTTATTGCCGATGGAAAAATTCTGGAAAGCAAAAACGCGGTTTTGCCAATTTATAGTATTACAAAAACAATGATCGCGTCAATTGTGCTTGACCTAAATATAGATCTAGAAAATGTAATATCTAGATGGATTCCAAGAACAATTTGTCCACATTCAGACATTGTAAAGATACGCCATTTGATGAATCATTCAAGCGGCATAAGAGATTACGGCAATCTTCCAGAGTACATTAACGATGTAGAAAACAGGAAACTTGCTTGGTCTGATGAAAAATTTATCACAACAACTGTAAACCGCGAGTTGCTTTTCAGTCCTGGAACAAACTTTGCGTATTCAAACCCTGGATACTGGTTACTTAAGAAAATTATCGAGACGGAATCTAATCTGTCTTTTGATGAACTGATCAAGAAATATATTGTCTTGCCGCTAGGCTTGTCAAGCCTCAAGGTGGCGCATGGCGTATTTGACAATTCGCTCAATGGCTATGTTGCAGAATGGGTATGGCATGGTTTAGTCATGGCTGACGCGACTGATGTAGCGCTCTTTATGGCATCAGACAAAGTTGCGCGACTGAATTCGAGTTTGAATAAGGTCAATTACAAAGATAAGTACTGGCAAAATCCCTATTATGGGCTTGGTTTAATGGTTGAACCTGGAGATAAATATGGACATTTAGGCGGCGGGCCAGGATATGAAGCCGCATGTATTTACTTTTTGGAGAGTCAGATAATTGCATGTGCAATATTTTCAAATGATAAAAAGATAAATCCTTTAGAATATCTTTTTGCTCAAAAAGATATCTTGCGAAGAAAGACTTCAACTGCCCAACACAGCGTGCAGCGGACGGCGGGGACTCGGCGCGGTTTATGA
- a CDS encoding DUF2726 domain-containing protein, translating into MTATNEKSGCLSVIFPFLKRSQKETASKTLPYRLRDDFLSPAEFSFYKVLSSLVGTRLLIQSKVRLADIFFVARPNENIAYFNKIAQKHLDFLVCDSVTMKPLFGVELDDSSHKRNNRQERDEFVESVCKVAGLPLLRLPVQREYNSREIAAQIAPFVNDKVGVSTPSQPEVNKQVSSVPLCPKCGIPMVLRTVAQGEHKGKQFYGCQNYPRCREMKLVTA; encoded by the coding sequence ATGACAGCAACGAATGAAAAATCAGGTTGTTTGAGCGTCATTTTTCCATTTTTGAAACGCTCGCAAAAAGAAACAGCATCTAAAACACTTCCATATCGTTTGCGTGATGATTTTCTTTCTCCAGCAGAATTTTCGTTTTATAAAGTTCTTTCTTCTCTTGTTGGCACACGATTATTAATTCAGTCAAAGGTAAGATTGGCGGATATTTTCTTTGTGGCTCGTCCAAATGAAAATATCGCCTACTTCAATAAAATTGCTCAAAAGCATTTAGATTTTCTAGTTTGCGATTCTGTCACGATGAAGCCGTTATTTGGCGTTGAGTTGGACGACTCTAGCCATAAGCGAAACAATAGGCAAGAGCGTGATGAGTTTGTAGAAAGTGTTTGCAAAGTCGCTGGTTTGCCATTATTGCGCTTGCCAGTTCAGAGAGAGTACAATTCCAGAGAAATTGCGGCTCAAATTGCGCCATTTGTGAATGATAAAGTTGGCGTTTCCACTCCGTCGCAACCAGAAGTAAATAAGCAGGTTAGTTCAGTACCGCTTTGCCCGAAATGCGGTATTCCAATGGTCTTAAGAACAGTGGCGCAAGGTGAACATAAAGGAAAGCAGTTTTACGGTTGTCAAAATTATCCTCGCTGTCGAGAAATGAAACTCGTTACTGCATAA
- a CDS encoding DUF262 domain-containing protein: MQDFILLFNEDRLNLEPGFQRKSVWQGIDRKKLIQSVFQNFPLPSVFLYRSTDEDGRLVYDVLDGKQRLESLFMFQGLGRFRRDKFPVKMQIHEDDDVEEWTWKEIQKAGHEHLVTGYKIQTVEVSGSLDDIIELFVRINSTGKRLTGQEKRHARFFTSPFLKRAGQLAERSKKFFAENHIMTPAQLSRMKHVELIAEIMASIHNGSPLNKKTALDKIIHGKTIEGKALNECAKEFTRTLNIIKRMYFPALRSSRFKNSSEFYSLFMFTWEMDKNKFILTDSKRNKQAQTLLLWLSDGVDLVRKKISQAEGATPDQQVFANYLFTTRGDSDSSATRTRRADILRQLLGGLFEKKDKKRGFTPEQRRLVWNSDDEKVCTKCGEKLTWENFTIDHIKPYSLGGKSSLSNAALMCRSCNSKKGAKYKGKR, from the coding sequence GTGCAAGATTTTATTTTGCTTTTCAATGAAGACCGTCTAAATTTAGAACCCGGTTTTCAGCGAAAATCTGTTTGGCAGGGTATTGACCGAAAAAAGTTAATTCAGTCAGTTTTTCAGAACTTCCCTTTACCATCTGTTTTCTTATACAGATCTACTGATGAAGATGGACGATTAGTATATGATGTTCTGGATGGCAAGCAACGACTTGAATCTTTGTTTATGTTTCAAGGTTTAGGGAGATTTCGCCGCGATAAATTTCCGGTAAAAATGCAAATACACGAAGATGACGATGTTGAAGAATGGACGTGGAAGGAAATTCAAAAAGCAGGTCACGAGCATCTTGTTACTGGCTATAAAATTCAAACCGTTGAAGTTTCAGGCAGTTTAGACGATATTATTGAACTTTTTGTAAGAATTAACTCGACGGGAAAACGCCTTACTGGACAAGAAAAAAGGCACGCTAGGTTTTTTACAAGTCCTTTCCTAAAACGCGCTGGACAACTTGCGGAGCGTTCTAAGAAATTTTTTGCTGAAAATCACATAATGACTCCCGCTCAATTAAGCAGGATGAAACACGTTGAATTGATTGCAGAGATTATGGCTTCAATTCATAATGGAAGTCCTCTCAACAAGAAGACCGCACTAGATAAAATCATTCACGGAAAAACGATTGAAGGCAAGGCGCTTAACGAGTGTGCAAAAGAATTTACCCGCACACTGAATATCATAAAAAGAATGTATTTTCCTGCTTTGCGGTCAAGTCGTTTCAAAAATTCATCTGAGTTCTATTCCCTCTTTATGTTTACTTGGGAGATGGATAAGAACAAATTTATCTTAACCGACTCAAAACGCAATAAACAAGCCCAAACATTATTGCTTTGGCTTTCTGACGGTGTAGATTTAGTGCGAAAGAAGATTTCTCAAGCCGAAGGCGCAACGCCAGACCAGCAAGTATTTGCCAATTACTTATTTACAACTCGCGGCGATAGCGATAGTTCGGCAACAAGAACAAGGCGAGCAGATATTTTGCGCCAGTTATTAGGTGGTTTGTTTGAAAAGAAGGACAAAAAACGTGGTTTTACGCCTGAACAAAGAAGGCTCGTGTGGAATTCCGATGATGAAAAAGTTTGCACAAAATGTGGAGAGAAGTTAACTTGGGAAAACTTTACAATTGACCATATCAAGCCATATTCGCTTGGCGGTAAAAGTTCGTTATCAAATGCGGCTTTAATGTGTAGAAGTTGTAATTCAAAAAAAGGCGCAAAGTATAAAGGAAAGCGTTAG